The following coding sequences are from one Chelonoidis abingdonii isolate Lonesome George chromosome 4, CheloAbing_2.0, whole genome shotgun sequence window:
- the TBRG1 gene encoding transforming growth factor beta regulator 1, protein MKKVSRKSQNEKYRLKYSRLRRAAKAMVFENAALCDEIARLEEKFLRAREERRFLFTKLLQLQALSAEEESPAVPLGGISAGYGVAPMPGPDEPAPAGKRPKKGKENGRATKRRAAPDRGVRRLVQPVPLDPSGRPVFPIALGGLTVYSLGEIVADRPGFHDEGAIYPVGFCSTRVYASMRRPDQRCLYTCQIKDGGVGPRFEIVPEDEPGSALAGTTADTCHVQLLAAISAAQGRPYPELEAAGADFFGFSHPAVHNLIQSCPGARKCAAYRWVRFEVCRPGDGQVPQGLPDNCAATDFQSFRRRAQEEEERDRAGGRAGGRALGLTPAQAFTSPCSYEEVFLSRPLESPSHGSPDGSDD, encoded by the coding sequence ATGAAGAAGGTGTCAAGGAAAAGCCAGAATGAGAAGTACCGGCTGAAATACAGCCGTCTGCGCCGAGCGGCCAAGGCCATGGTGTTCGAGAATGCAGCCCTGTGCGATGAGATTGCCCGGCTGGAGGAGAAATTCCTGCGGGCGAGAGAGGAGCGTCGATTCCTTTTCaccaagctgctgcagctgcaggcgCTGTCAGCCGAGGAGGAGAGCCCGGCGGTGCCACTGGGGGGCATCTCAGCAGGGTACGGCGTGGCACCGATGCCTGGCCCTGATGAGCCAGCGCCTGCAGGGAAGCGGCCCAAGAAGGGCAAGGAGAATGGGCGTGCCACCAAGCGGCGGGCAGCACCAGACAGGGGGGTGCGGCGGCTGGTGCAGCCAGTGCCACTGGACCCTTCGGGTCGGCCTGTCTTCCCCATCGCGCTGGGTGGGCTGACGGTCTACAGCCTGGGTGAGATTGTGGCCGACCGGCCAGGCTTCCACGATGAGGGAGCCATCTACCCAGTGGGCTTCTGCAGTACACGGGTCTACGCCAGCATGCGGCGCCCTGACCAGCGCTGCCTCTACACCTGCCAGATCAAAGATGGTGGAGTGGGCCCCCGCTTTGAGATCGTGCCTGAGGATGAGCCGGGCAGTGCCCTGGCGGGCACCACGGCTGACACCTGCCATGTCCAGCTGCTGGCGGCCATCAGTGCTGCCCAGGGGCGGCCTTACCCTGAGCTGGAGGCAGCTGGGGCTGATTTCTTCGGCTTCTCGCACCCGGCCGTGCACAACCTGATCCAGAGCTGCCCCGGGGCCCGCAAGTGTGCAGCCTACCGCTGGGTGCGCTTCGAGGTGTGTCGTCCTGGGGATGGGCAGGTGCCCCAGGGGCTGCCCGACAACTGCGCCGCCACTGACTTCCAGTCCTTCCGCCGCCGggcccaggaggaggaggaacggGACCGcgcagggggcagagctggggggcgtgCACTGGGGCTGACCCCTGCCCAGGCCTTCACTTCCCCCTGCTCCTATGAGGAGGTGTTCCTGAGCCGCCCTCTTGAGTCTCCCAGCCATGGCAGCCCCGATGGCTCGGATGACTGA